In one window of Methanosarcina vacuolata Z-761 DNA:
- a CDS encoding acyltransferase, which translates to MDNITKNNRLLWIDIIRIIAIIAVVAIHVEDSFIFYWNKIPLTDWWASNIYNGFIRFPVPIFLILSGYLLLDKQEDDEIFFSKRFSKVVIPLVAWSMIYWIFKNNYNVLSLFTVNFVQQLFANKIYFHLYFLYVIIGLYLITPLLRRILVHASAYDVRYYLVLWLFFVPISSLLGLLGYRNGIPLVAATWDFGFFFIGYVIKKTRITKKIVYLSSLLVIVSIVVTIIGTYYLTGRSEYFYGSVHVLFAITSVIYSPCLFILIKAIFSRFSVGIGSASGKLINAIGRATMGIYLVHPMLLHFIVHGVSGIRLLSVKVLSPIVSIPLVTFLLVVLSFIIVLILQKVPLLKKIVP; encoded by the coding sequence TTGGATAATATTACTAAAAACAATCGGCTTCTTTGGATTGATATAATTCGAATTATTGCAATAATTGCCGTCGTAGCTATTCACGTAGAAGATTCGTTTATTTTTTACTGGAATAAAATCCCACTTACAGATTGGTGGGCATCAAACATATATAACGGATTCATACGGTTTCCGGTGCCCATTTTCCTCATCTTAAGCGGTTATTTGTTGCTGGATAAGCAAGAAGATGACGAAATATTCTTTTCAAAACGATTTAGCAAGGTCGTTATACCTCTAGTGGCATGGTCAATGATATATTGGATATTCAAGAATAATTATAATGTGCTTAGCTTATTCACTGTTAATTTTGTGCAGCAATTATTTGCTAACAAAATATATTTTCATTTATACTTCCTCTATGTAATCATCGGATTATATCTCATTACTCCTTTGCTACGCAGAATCCTGGTGCATGCAAGTGCTTATGATGTACGTTATTACTTAGTATTGTGGCTTTTCTTTGTGCCCATAAGTAGCTTATTAGGATTACTCGGATACAGAAATGGAATACCCTTAGTGGCTGCAACCTGGGATTTTGGTTTTTTTTTCATAGGCTATGTAATTAAAAAAACCAGGATAACTAAGAAAATAGTATACTTATCCAGTCTTCTGGTTATAGTTTCAATAGTAGTTACGATCATTGGGACCTATTATCTTACTGGTCGAAGTGAATATTTTTACGGTTCGGTTCATGTTTTGTTTGCCATAACATCAGTAATTTATTCCCCATGTCTGTTTATATTGATAAAGGCGATATTCAGTCGCTTTTCAGTAGGTATAGGGTCGGCATCTGGAAAATTAATAAACGCAATTGGTAGAGCAACTATGGGAATATACCTTGTCCATCCAATGCTATTACATTTTATAGTACACGGAGTGTCAGGGATACGTTTGTTATCGGTAAAGGTATTAAGCCCAATCGTATCAATTCCGTTGGTGACGTTTTTGCTGGTTGTTTTATCATTTATTATTGTGTTGATTTTACAAAAAGTACCTTTACTTAAAAAGATTGTTCCATAA
- a CDS encoding nitroreductase family protein, which yields MTDNSITTGENISNAVLDNIYQRRSVRNFSDKEVSDEVIKEIIRAGTYAPTAVNKQPWRFVVIKNKQLIEEYDKRAKKAFLAAYKDTENPELSKFVQFLSKPATRIFYEAPVLILLFASPDVINEHDCSLAAENMMLAAQSLGIGSCWIGLAEGLGYDMEFLKEVGVPEGHKLIAPLIFGYPAKQNLKAPARNADVILKWIN from the coding sequence TTGACCGACAATAGCATAACTACCGGAGAAAATATTTCAAATGCAGTGCTAGACAATATTTACCAGCGTCGATCTGTGCGCAACTTTTCTGACAAAGAGGTTTCCGACGAAGTAATCAAAGAGATTATAAGAGCGGGAACATATGCCCCTACAGCCGTGAATAAGCAGCCATGGCGGTTTGTGGTCATAAAAAATAAGCAGCTCATCGAAGAATATGATAAACGTGCTAAGAAAGCTTTCCTTGCTGCATACAAAGATACCGAAAACCCAGAGCTGTCAAAATTTGTGCAATTTTTATCGAAACCGGCAACTCGAATCTTCTATGAAGCGCCTGTTCTCATTTTATTGTTTGCGTCTCCCGATGTTATCAATGAGCATGACTGTTCTCTAGCCGCTGAGAATATGATGCTTGCAGCTCAATCTTTAGGAATCGGCAGTTGCTGGATAGGTCTGGCTGAAGGCCTGGGCTACGATATGGAATTCCTGAAGGAGGTAGGAGTGCCAGAGGGTCATAAGCTTATCGCGCCGCTGATCTTCGGATACCCGGCAAAGCAGAACCTTAAAGCACCTGCTCGTAATGCTGATGTCATATTAAAATGGATAAATTAA
- a CDS encoding DUF7286 family protein, translating into MPQIISTVNELEAILYRGVTDIKIGVADGICAFTVNKGEVIDAGFGKIDSELKNLANETADRYSGEIGDKISKKLDGTMASVPYGLPVLPPHWIFTVNVWTYEVKGEYEIFTAIDNDNEAIPEPYFGHKGQKYVRKDDAIVLNNEPIPKPILF; encoded by the coding sequence ATTCCTCAGATTATCTCGACAGTAAATGAACTTGAAGCTATTCTATATAGAGGAGTTACCGACATCAAAATCGGAGTTGCAGATGGGATCTGCGCATTTACAGTAAACAAAGGCGAAGTTATTGATGCCGGTTTTGGAAAAATTGATAGCGAGCTGAAAAATCTGGCAAATGAAACTGCTGATAGATATTCCGGTGAAATCGGAGACAAAATTTCAAAAAAACTGGATGGGACGATGGCCTCTGTTCCATATGGGTTGCCGGTATTGCCGCCACACTGGATTTTTACGGTTAATGTGTGGACTTATGAAGTAAAAGGAGAATATGAAATTTTTACGGCCATTGATAACGACAATGAAGCGATTCCTGAACCTTATTTTGGTCACAAAGGTCAGAAATATGTGAGAAAAGATGATGCAATCGTTCTTAATAATGAGCCTATCCCAAAACCGATTTTGTTCTAA
- a CDS encoding YIP1 family protein, whose translation MNYIKTWKEVMLRPSDFFRRMQTAEGYTDPLIFALISIILNVFFFTLFRDGMLRFGVQPSILTSSTMQDSGSNFIIFSNIIEPFIICIQCAFIMAQAFNLASKALGGTGNYNSTVNFMLYTNAPAVLAWIPILNFIAGIYYVYLNIVGGMIVHNVSMRKSIAILLLSVILFILLLALLVIFILCIYSAYEKYAY comes from the coding sequence ATGAATTATATCAAAACCTGGAAAGAGGTTATGCTAAGACCTTCTGATTTTTTCAGGAGAATGCAAACAGCTGAAGGATACACTGATCCGCTAATTTTTGCATTAATTAGCATTATCCTAAACGTGTTTTTCTTTACACTGTTCCGCGACGGTATGTTAAGATTTGGTGTTCAGCCTAGCATATTAACATCAAGCACTATGCAGGATTCGGGATCCAACTTTATTATATTTTCGAATATTATTGAACCATTTATTATATGTATCCAATGTGCCTTCATCATGGCTCAGGCATTCAATCTTGCTTCTAAAGCACTTGGAGGAACAGGAAATTACAATAGTACTGTGAATTTCATGCTTTATACAAATGCTCCAGCGGTACTTGCCTGGATTCCTATTCTCAACTTCATCGCTGGAATTTACTATGTATATCTCAACATCGTGGGTGGTATGATTGTACATAATGTAAGCATGAGAAAATCCATAGCGATTCTTCTTCTATCGGTTATACTATTCATTTTATTACTTGCCTTATTGGTTATATTTATCTTATGTATCTATTCAGCGTACGAAAAATATGCCTATTGA